From one Suricata suricatta isolate VVHF042 chromosome 8, meerkat_22Aug2017_6uvM2_HiC, whole genome shotgun sequence genomic stretch:
- the LOC115298287 gene encoding zinc finger protein OZF-like: MDFTHMEEEQLNSAQRDMGMDMKVENCGSLVFWDSESIPETKESFSKQRLYEEVSSEREVIIERLVKDEVWDSRLIEALQYEGTLERQQGQQKKDLRQAIIKQKKNPVEDCNEIGESSNPIKHKNIYSGKKPWKCNECGKSFSYYSAFILHQRIHTGEKPYGCTECGKAFSRSSSLIQHQRIHTGEKPYECNECGKAFSHRSALIQHHIIHTGEKPYECNACGKAFNQSTYLIQHHRIHTGEKPYKCKECGKAFNDTSSLIKHQRVHTGEKPYVCKECGKAFSDRSGLTQHQRTHTGEKPYECSECGKAFSYCSALIQHQGTHTGEKPYKCNECGKAFSDRSALVRHQRIHTGEKPYKCKECEKAFSQSSSLTKHVRTHTGEKPYKCSDCDKAFSQSSSLIQHQKTHTGEKHYRCRKCEKPFSVRSAFYEHKDNHDE, from the exons ATGGACTTCACTCATATGGAGGAAGAACAGCTAAATTCTGCCCAAAGGGACATGGGCATGGATATGAAAGTGGAGAATTGTGGGAGCCTGGTTTTTTGGG attctgaatctatacctgaaactaaagaATCTTTTTCAAAGCAAAGACTTTATGAAGAAGTGTCCTCTGAAAGAGAGGTGATAATAGAAAGACTTGTAAAGGATGAGGTCTGGGACTCCAGATTGATAGAAGCCTTGCAATATGAAGGCACATTAGAAAGGCAGCAAGGACAGCAGAAGAAAGATTTAAGGCAAGCCAtaattaaacagaagaaaaaccctGTGGAGGATTGTAATGAAATTGGGGAAAGTTCAAACCcaattaaacataaaaacatttactcAGGGAAAAAGCCCTGGAAGTGCAATGAATGTGGGAAGTCCTTCAGTTACTACTCGGCCTTTATCctacatcagagaattcatactggagagaagccttatgGATGTACTGAGTGTGGAAAGGCCTTCAGTCGGAGCTCATCACTTATTCagcatcagagaattcacacaggagagaaaccttatgaatgtaacgaatgtgggaaagcctttagtCATCGGTCAGCCCTCATTCAGCATCATATcattcacactggagaaaagccCTATGAGTGCAATGCATGTGGAAAGGCCTTCAACCAAAGCACATACCTTattcaacatcacagaatccatactggagagaaaccctataaatgtaaggaatgtggaaaaGCTTTCAATGATACCTCATCCCTAATTAAACATCAAAGagttcatactggagaaaaaccttatgtatgtaaagaatgtgggaaagcctttagtGACAGGTCGGGCCTCACTCAACATCAGAGAACTCATACAGGGGAAAAGCCATATgaatgcagtgaatgtgggaaagcgTTCAGTTACTGTTCAGCTCTTATTCAACATCAAGGAACCCATACTGgggagaaaccttacaaatgtaatgaatgtgggaaagccttcagtgACCGCTCAGCTCTCGTAAGAcaccagagaattcatactggagagaaaccttacaaatgtaaagaatgtgagAAAGCCTTTAGCCAGAGCTCATCTCTTACAAAGCATGTGAgaactcatactggagagaaaccgtaTAAATGCAGTGATTGTGACAAAGCCTTCAGCCAGAGTTCATCTCTTATTCAACACCAGAAAACCCATACAGGAGAAAAACACTACAGATGTAGGAAATGTGAGAAACCCTTCAGTGTGCGTTCAGCCTTTTATGAACATAAAGACAATCATGATGAATAG